DNA sequence from the Bacillota bacterium genome:
GGGCGGGGCGGGTGGGGCGGGGGGGTCCGCCGGCGGCCCCGGCGCCGGTGGCCGCCTGGGCGGACGAGGCGACGCCCTCGCCGGCCTCCGTGGCCATCCGCGTCCTCCTGCGCCTCGGCGCCTACACCGGCGAGGAAGGCTTCCGGCAGGTGGCGGAGGCGGCGCTGGAGCTCTACCGCCCGGTGATGGAGCAGCTCCCCCAGGCGACGGCCGGTCTCTGGAGCGCCCTCCTGGCGGCGGAGGACGGTCCCCCGGAGGTGACGCTCCTCCTCCCCGCGGAGGACTCCCCCGGCGCGGCCGAGGCCGTCGCCGACGAATGGCTGCGGCGGCTCCAGCGGCGCTACCTGCCTGACCTGGTGCTGGAGCGCGCGCGGGAGGGCGAGCCGGACGTCCCCCTGGCCCGCGGGCGCAGGGCCGGCGACGGCAGGGTGACCGCCTACGTCTGCCGGGGCCACGCCTGCCTGCCGCCCGCCGTCCGCTGGAGCGAGGTGGAGCGCCGCCTGGCCGGCGGGGGCGAGGGGGGACCGACCTGAGCGCCGGTGGCGCGAAGCCGGCCGGGAGGGAGGAGACGGACCGTCTACCTGGATCACCTGGTTCACGCCGTGGGGGAGCTGGAGGAGGCGCGGGAGGAGGCGGCGCGGTTCGGGCTCCGCTTCCTCCCGGGGGGCCGGCACCCCGCCTACGGCACGCGGAACGCGCTCTGCTACACGGCCGGCCTGGCTTACTGGGAGCTCCTGGCCTTCGAGCGCCGGCCCGGGCGGGCACCGGCCTCCGGCGCGGCCTTCGTGGACGAGGCCTGGGCGCGGCTCGAGCGCCAGGGGCCAGGGCTGGCGACGCTGGCGCTGGGGTGCGACGACCTCGACGCGCAGGTGGGGCGCCTGCGCGCGGCCGGCCTGGCGGTAGGCGAGCCGCGGCCGGGCGAGCGGGTGACGCCGCAGGGGCCGGTGCTGCGCTGGCGGACGGCCGAACTGGGGGCGTGGCCGGCGGAGGCGGGGCCGCGGCCCTTCCTCATCCAGCACGAGGGGGAGGCGGCGGAGCGGAGGCGGCTCTTGGAGAGGCTGGGCTTCCTCGGGCCGGGGGGCGAGGGCGGCTTCGTGCTGGCCGAGCTGGTCTGGCCGGTGCCCCACGCGGAGGTGGCGGCGAGGCTGTACGAGCGCCTTCTGGGCGCGGGGGCGCGGGAGGAGGCCGGCTCACGCCCGGCCTTCCGCCTGGGGCGCTGCCTGCTCCGCCTGGTGCCGGGGCCGGCTTCGGCGGCGGTCCGGCTGGAGCCTCCTCTGCGCGGCGCG
Encoded proteins:
- a CDS encoding VOC family protein, which translates into the protein MARSRPGGRRRTVYLDHLVHAVGELEEAREEAARFGLRFLPGGRHPAYGTRNALCYTAGLAYWELLAFERRPGRAPASGAAFVDEAWARLERQGPGLATLALGCDDLDAQVGRLRAAGLAVGEPRPGERVTPQGPVLRWRTAELGAWPAEAGPRPFLIQHEGEAAERRRLLERLGFLGPGGEGGFVLAELVWPVPHAEVAARLYERLLGAGAREEAGSRPAFRLGRCLLRLVPGPASAAVRLEPPLRGAWQGVRLEEA